One genomic window of Syntrophorhabdaceae bacterium includes the following:
- a CDS encoding DUF2513 domain-containing protein — protein MKRDLDLIRLILKEIEATPAGKPCTNVNKISVNKFPGYDEATIREHIKLLIEEGFVKGETFKGSSADFDVTGLTWKGYDFLDSEKDEKLF, from the coding sequence ATGAAACGTGATCTTGATCTAATACGCCTTATATTGAAGGAGATTGAAGCGACTCCTGCGGGTAAGCCCTGCACGAACGTCAACAAGATCAGCGTTAATAAGTTTCCCGGTTACGACGAGGCCACCATCCGTGAACACATCAAACTTCTCATTGAAGAAGGTTTCGTCAAGGGAGAAACTTTCAAGGGCAGTTCCGCTGACTTTGACGTTACAGGGCTCACCTGGAAGGGCTATGATTTCCTGGATTCTGAGAAGGATGAAAAGCTCTTTTAA
- a CDS encoding MarC family protein, which translates to MDVIHSIIRSSSITFFLQSFISLFVIVNAVGNIPLFVTLLERFSEAEKTTMMKKASIVAALTLLIVTVTGNLFFRLLDIEMFSFTIAGGILLMIISIEMLLGLRTRTQSSTDEEKSSSEMDEITVIPLAIPLLTGPGALTTGIVLFHTAGNIQNRIILLGTIVLVFVISYIILSRSKPILTFLGRTGTRVARRIMGLMLLSIAVQFIIKGIFEAIHLYKL; encoded by the coding sequence ATGGATGTTATTCACTCGATAATCCGATCCAGCAGCATCACCTTTTTCCTCCAGTCCTTCATATCCCTCTTTGTGATCGTGAACGCAGTGGGGAACATACCCCTCTTTGTCACGCTTCTCGAGAGATTTAGCGAAGCTGAGAAGACGACTATGATGAAGAAAGCCTCCATTGTAGCCGCTCTCACATTGCTCATAGTGACCGTGACGGGTAATCTGTTCTTTCGTCTTCTCGACATTGAGATGTTCTCTTTCACAATTGCCGGTGGTATCTTGCTCATGATCATTTCAATCGAGATGCTGCTGGGACTCAGGACAAGGACCCAGTCCTCCACTGACGAGGAGAAAAGCAGTTCCGAAATGGACGAAATAACGGTTATTCCTCTTGCCATCCCTCTTTTGACGGGTCCGGGTGCGCTCACTACGGGAATAGTGCTCTTCCATACGGCCGGCAACATTCAGAACAGAATAATCTTGCTGGGTACTATTGTCCTCGTTTTTGTGATTTCCTACATAATACTTTCAAGATCAAAGCCTATCCTTACCTTCCTTGGAAGAACCGGTACCAGGGTAGCAAGGAGAATAATGGGGCTCATGTTGCTATCGATAGCCGTTCAATTCATCATAAAGGGCATTTTTGAAGCCATCCATTTGTATAAGCTATAA
- a CDS encoding PAS domain S-box protein, with protein MKERTPPLFSSKVYLISILSLLFFLDLFTLWYTSKLDYDRTLERARLVLQQTSTSLEERVKRTVIATEAILDNRAQRIQEVGIKATIASRKEWEDFRKAAKGLPDAGSLWLLDDKANLLLDSTQYPSQRMSFAEREYYVPQRDKGIELYIGPMVKGKITKKYSFTISRRLNGKDGKFLGIVLAAIETDDFTNFLRNLNIGEGSTVTVFRTDGALILRQPMQDEYLGKTFLHLKLFSMPFDKSPSGIYESSAIDGISRLLAYRKIQRLPLLAATGIPVDSVLQGWRTRLKANSLIATLVFFVLIGLSLIVRKTTSREEKERTEELSELNTSLKESEQRWATTLASIGDAVIATDDAGRITFMNTIAEELTGWKLTDAWMKPILEVFHIVNEKTRREVENPVEKVLREGMIVGLANHTILVRKDGTEVPIDDSGAPIRDSYGKTMGVVLVFRDITERRQAEVALRERERLLQDVIDGSPSAIFLKDLDGKFLTINTRLEKMLGMTREELKGKTDYDIAPKDTADYWRSHDMKVIETGQALQIEEVADLEDGRHIFLANKFPLVDANGKTFGVGSISHDITERKRMEEELRRSRDDLEVCVGERTEELRSAYEDLKKETNERTQLEDALRQSQKMEAVGTLAGGIAHDFNNMLAAIIGFTEMAVEDTQDRPEVVRSLQNVLKSSMRARDLIKQILIFSRKSSYDRSPLSLTPLIKETIQFLRASIPTTIKMDLAITASSDTILASPVEVQQILMNLATNASLAMQERGGTLEIALSDIDFTPESPVLELDVMPGEYVQLTVKDTGIGMTPDVMKRVFEPFFTTREVGKGTGMGLAVVYGIVKDLQGTITVESTPGSGSTFQVFLPKVQASALNHEADTTQAAKGTERVLFIDDEPMLTEWGRTTLTRLGYKVTAVTDSKQALSIFSSDPSQFDLVITDHTMPSMTGVQFSKELLKIKPGIPIILCTGHSETVSPDIAREAGIKEYLMKPMAREEFAQAVRRVLDQKARE; from the coding sequence ATGAAGGAACGAACACCACCTTTATTTTCTTCCAAGGTCTATCTCATATCGATCCTTTCTCTTTTGTTTTTTCTTGACCTTTTCACCCTCTGGTATACCTCGAAGCTCGACTATGATAGGACGCTGGAACGTGCACGACTGGTTCTGCAACAAACATCTACCTCACTGGAAGAGCGGGTCAAACGGACGGTTATCGCCACCGAGGCAATCCTGGATAACCGGGCGCAAAGAATTCAGGAGGTAGGGATCAAGGCGACTATTGCATCCCGAAAGGAATGGGAGGACTTCCGAAAGGCCGCCAAAGGCTTGCCGGATGCCGGATCGCTCTGGTTGCTGGACGATAAAGCCAATCTCCTTCTGGATTCCACGCAATATCCCTCCCAACGGATGAGCTTCGCGGAAAGGGAATATTATGTGCCCCAAAGAGACAAAGGAATCGAGCTTTATATCGGACCCATGGTCAAAGGCAAGATCACAAAGAAATATAGCTTCACGATAAGCCGCCGCCTCAATGGGAAAGATGGAAAGTTTCTGGGCATCGTCCTCGCGGCAATCGAAACCGACGATTTCACAAATTTCCTCCGTAATCTCAACATAGGCGAGGGCAGCACGGTCACCGTTTTCCGTACAGACGGGGCTTTAATTCTCCGGCAACCGATGCAGGATGAATACCTCGGCAAGACCTTCCTTCATCTCAAGTTATTCAGTATGCCTTTTGACAAGTCACCTTCGGGGATTTACGAATCCAGTGCAATAGACGGTATCAGCCGTCTTCTGGCATACAGAAAGATACAAAGGTTGCCGCTCCTGGCAGCGACCGGTATCCCTGTGGATTCGGTGCTGCAAGGGTGGCGCACCCGCCTCAAAGCTAATTCACTCATCGCAACTCTTGTCTTCTTCGTCTTGATAGGTCTGTCATTGATTGTGCGCAAGACGACATCGAGAGAAGAGAAGGAAAGGACAGAAGAGCTATCCGAGCTCAACACGTCACTTAAAGAAAGCGAACAACGCTGGGCCACCACCCTGGCAAGCATCGGCGACGCGGTGATCGCCACCGACGATGCGGGTAGGATTACCTTCATGAATACCATTGCTGAGGAACTCACCGGCTGGAAGCTCACGGATGCCTGGATGAAGCCCATACTAGAAGTATTCCACATCGTCAACGAAAAGACCCGCCGGGAGGTTGAAAATCCTGTCGAGAAGGTGCTCCGGGAAGGGATGATTGTGGGCCTTGCCAATCACACTATCCTGGTGAGAAAAGATGGCACGGAAGTCCCTATCGACGATAGCGGCGCGCCCATACGGGACAGTTACGGAAAGACCATGGGTGTTGTCCTCGTATTCCGCGACATCACCGAGCGTAGACAGGCCGAGGTTGCGCTCCGGGAAAGAGAGCGTCTCCTTCAGGACGTCATCGATGGCTCTCCTTCCGCTATTTTCCTCAAGGACCTCGATGGGAAATTCCTTACCATCAATACCCGGTTGGAAAAGATGCTCGGAATGACGCGGGAGGAGCTAAAAGGTAAAACCGACTACGACATCGCCCCAAAGGATACAGCCGACTACTGGCGATCTCACGACATGAAGGTGATCGAGACGGGGCAGGCGCTGCAAATCGAGGAAGTGGCCGACCTTGAAGACGGCCGCCATATTTTCTTAGCGAACAAGTTCCCGCTGGTGGATGCAAACGGTAAGACGTTCGGCGTCGGTTCCATTTCCCATGACATCACCGAGCGTAAGCGGATGGAGGAGGAACTTCGCAGGTCCCGTGATGACCTTGAGGTATGTGTCGGGGAGCGAACCGAGGAGCTCAGAAGCGCCTATGAGGACCTGAAGAAAGAGACAAATGAACGGACCCAGCTTGAAGATGCCCTTCGCCAGTCCCAGAAGATGGAAGCAGTCGGTACCTTAGCCGGAGGCATAGCCCATGACTTCAACAACATGCTCGCCGCTATCATTGGGTTTACCGAGATGGCAGTCGAAGATACGCAGGACCGCCCGGAGGTAGTAAGAAGCCTTCAGAATGTCCTTAAGTCATCAATGAGGGCAAGGGACCTCATAAAGCAGATCCTCATCTTCAGCAGAAAAAGCAGTTACGATCGTTCCCCTCTGTCGCTTACCCCCCTCATCAAAGAGACTATCCAGTTCTTACGGGCTTCCATCCCCACAACGATTAAGATGGACCTCGCCATCACCGCAAGCTCCGATACAATCCTCGCCTCTCCGGTTGAAGTGCAGCAGATCCTCATGAACCTGGCCACGAACGCCTCCCTTGCCATGCAGGAGAGAGGAGGAACCTTAGAGATTGCCCTCTCCGATATCGACTTCACACCGGAGTCCCCCGTACTGGAATTGGATGTAATGCCCGGAGAGTATGTGCAGCTTACGGTAAAGGATACGGGTATCGGCATGACACCGGATGTGATGAAACGGGTCTTTGAACCCTTCTTTACCACACGGGAAGTGGGTAAAGGCACCGGCATGGGATTAGCGGTAGTATACGGGATCGTGAAAGACCTCCAGGGTACGATCACCGTAGAGAGCACACCGGGATCAGGCTCCACCTTCCAGGTGTTTCTCCCCAAGGTTCAGGCTTCAGCTCTAAACCATGAAGCCGACACCACTCAGGCTGCGAAGGGCACAGAGAGGGTCCTCTTTATCGATGACGAACCCATGCTTACCGAATGGGGCAGGACTACTCTTACCCGTCTGGGTTATAAGGTAACCGCCGTAACTGACAGCAAACAGGCCCTGAGTATCTTCTCTTCCGATCCTTCCCAGTTTGATCTTGTGATCACCGATCACACCATGCCTTCTATGACCGGAGTTCAGTTCTCTAAAGAGCTTCTCAAGATCAAACCGGGTATCCCCATTATCCTCTGTACCGGTCACAGTGAGACCGTCTCTCCGGACATAGCACGGGAAGCGGGTATCAAAGAATACCTCATGAAACCCATGGCACGAGAGGAGTTTGCCCAGGCGGTCCGCCGCGTGCTGGATCAAAAGGCGAGGGAATAA